From a single Sphingomonas sp. IW22 genomic region:
- the ccmA gene encoding heme ABC exporter ATP-binding protein CcmA has translation MSLIAFSGVACERGGRRLFDGVTFALGPGEAALLTGPNGIGKSSLVRLAAGLSAPAAGRVERGGAVALMAETAALDPELSLAGALEFWAALDRARGRVDAALEAVGLAHLAPVPVRFLSTGQRRRAALARVIASSAPIWLLDEPANGLDVASVAALEAAIAAHRAGGGAALVASHVPIVLPNALELRL, from the coding sequence GTGAGCCTGATCGCCTTTTCGGGCGTAGCGTGCGAACGCGGCGGGCGGCGGTTGTTCGATGGCGTAACCTTTGCGCTGGGCCCCGGTGAGGCGGCGCTGCTGACTGGTCCCAACGGCATTGGAAAGTCCAGCCTGGTACGGCTGGCCGCGGGGCTTTCAGCCCCGGCGGCAGGTCGCGTCGAGCGTGGCGGAGCGGTCGCGCTGATGGCGGAGACGGCGGCGCTGGACCCGGAATTGTCGCTGGCGGGGGCTCTGGAATTCTGGGCTGCGCTGGATCGCGCACGCGGTCGGGTGGATGCCGCGCTGGAGGCAGTCGGGCTGGCGCATCTGGCGCCGGTGCCGGTGCGGTTCCTGTCGACCGGACAGCGGCGCCGCGCGGCACTGGCCCGCGTGATCGCCAGCAGCGCGCCGATCTGGCTGTTGGACGAGCCGGCGAATGGGCTGGACGTGGCATCGGTGGCCGCGCTGGAAGCTGCGATTGCGGCGCATCGGGCGGGGGGCGGGGCGGCGCTGGTCGCCAGCCATGTGCCAATCGTACTGCCGAATGCGCTGGAGCTGCGGCTATGA
- a CDS encoding methylamine utilization protein, with translation MVRIASLTALAALIAPLSLAHAGPVGVRVVDLAGRPVPDAVVTLHPASGVPAGPIRFPWGTTMTQKDITFRPGTLIVPVGASVAFPNHDKVRHHVYSFSKPARFELKLYGRDQTRSYTFRTAGAVALGCNIHDRMQGFIKVVDTPFAALTNAAGQTRVDGVTAGNARLTVWHPRLKAKHNEATFVLDVPAAGAVAKQIQIGLR, from the coding sequence ATGGTTCGTATCGCATCGCTGACGGCGCTCGCCGCCTTGATCGCCCCTCTGTCGCTCGCCCATGCCGGGCCGGTCGGGGTCCGGGTCGTCGACCTAGCAGGACGCCCGGTGCCCGATGCGGTGGTAACGCTCCACCCAGCGTCCGGCGTCCCGGCAGGTCCGATCCGATTCCCCTGGGGCACGACGATGACGCAAAAGGACATCACCTTCAGGCCGGGCACGCTGATCGTGCCGGTGGGGGCCAGTGTTGCCTTTCCCAATCACGACAAGGTGCGCCACCACGTCTACTCCTTTTCCAAGCCTGCCCGCTTCGAACTCAAGCTCTATGGCCGCGACCAGACCCGCAGCTACACCTTCCGCACAGCGGGCGCAGTGGCGCTGGGCTGCAACATCCATGACCGTATGCAGGGGTTTATCAAGGTCGTGGACACCCCCTTCGCCGCGCTGACCAACGCCGCGGGGCAGACACGGGTGGACGGCGTCACCGCGGGCAATGCGCGGCTGACCGTCTGGCACCCCCGGCTGAAGGCGAAGCATAACGAAGCAACCTTCGTGCTGGACGTACCCGCCGCCGGCGCGGTCGCCAAACAGATCCAGATCGGACTTCGCTGA
- a CDS encoding ATP-binding cassette domain-containing protein, with the protein MPAPPSLAFRGVTKAYGAARAVDEVSLTVAPGEFVALVGTSGSGKSTLLKMVNRLVVPDTGSVAIDGRDVADDAPHRLRRRVGYVFQNIGLFPHLSVGENVAIAARMGAPAVDIDAALGRVELPADMAGRMPDQLSGGQRQRVGVARALAGEARLLLMDEPFGALDPVTRDALGRRVRALHERIGLTTILVTHDMTEALLLADRVLVMSGGKIAADATPADLMAGRAGPAADALVAVPREQAHALAALEKGT; encoded by the coding sequence ATGCCAGCCCCGCCCTCGCTCGCCTTTCGCGGCGTTACCAAAGCCTATGGCGCAGCGCGTGCCGTGGACGAGGTTTCGCTGACGGTGGCGCCGGGCGAGTTCGTTGCGCTGGTCGGCACTTCGGGATCGGGCAAGTCCACGCTGCTCAAGATGGTCAACCGGCTGGTCGTGCCCGACACCGGTTCGGTCGCGATCGACGGACGCGACGTAGCGGACGATGCGCCCCACCGCCTGCGCCGCCGCGTGGGATATGTGTTCCAGAATATCGGCCTGTTCCCCCATTTGAGCGTCGGGGAAAATGTCGCCATCGCCGCACGCATGGGCGCGCCAGCGGTCGATATCGACGCGGCGCTGGGCCGCGTCGAACTCCCCGCCGACATGGCAGGGCGGATGCCCGATCAATTGTCGGGCGGTCAGCGCCAGCGCGTCGGCGTGGCGCGCGCGCTGGCGGGGGAGGCGCGGTTGTTGCTGATGGACGAGCCGTTCGGCGCGCTCGACCCGGTAACGCGCGACGCGCTTGGCCGTCGCGTTCGCGCACTGCACGAACGGATCGGGCTGACGACCATTCTGGTCACGCACGACATGACGGAGGCGCTGTTGCTGGCCGACCGGGTGTTGGTGATGTCCGGCGGCAAGATTGCCGCAGATGCCACCCCTGCCGATCTGATGGCGGGGCGAGCCGGCCCCGCGGCGGATGCGCTGGTCGCCGTTCCGCGCGAACAGGCGCATGCTCTTGCCGCACTGGAAAAGGGGACGTGA
- a CDS encoding heme exporter protein CcmB: MNAFAAIAWRELRRAWASGGVLLPVAFFLLVAILFPFAVGPDGKLLGRIAGGVVWSAALLAALMPVERLIGPDMEAGVIDQFAARGLSDAGVALAKTAGHWLGFGPPLMLASVVAAGLLGMDGAALRRVLIGLAIGTPGLAALAVATGALTAGLRGAGAVAGLVMLPLALPLLIFGAGEGPGALKLLGAVSLLLLAGAPFVAGAAMRMGRG; this comes from the coding sequence ATGAATGCCTTTGCCGCGATCGCGTGGCGCGAATTGCGCCGGGCCTGGGCAAGCGGCGGAGTGCTGCTGCCAGTCGCCTTCTTCCTGTTGGTCGCCATCCTGTTTCCCTTTGCTGTCGGACCGGACGGCAAGCTGCTGGGGCGGATTGCGGGGGGCGTGGTGTGGTCGGCGGCGCTGCTGGCCGCGCTGATGCCGGTCGAGCGGCTGATCGGGCCGGATATGGAAGCGGGCGTGATCGATCAGTTCGCTGCGCGCGGTCTGTCCGATGCGGGCGTGGCGCTGGCCAAGACGGCGGGGCATTGGCTAGGCTTCGGGCCACCGCTGATGCTGGCCAGCGTCGTGGCCGCGGGGTTGCTGGGGATGGACGGCGCGGCATTGCGCCGGGTGCTGATCGGGCTGGCGATCGGCACGCCGGGTCTGGCCGCGCTGGCGGTGGCGACGGGTGCGCTGACCGCCGGCCTGCGGGGTGCAGGCGCGGTGGCGGGGCTGGTCATGTTGCCGCTGGCGCTGCCCCTGCTGATCTTTGGCGCGGGCGAAGGCCCCGGCGCCCTGAAGCTGCTGGGCGCGGTTTCGCTGCTGCTGCTTGCCGGGGCGCCGTTTGTCGCAGGTGCGGCGATGCGGATGGGACGGGGTTAG
- a CDS encoding ABC transporter permease/substrate-binding protein — protein MTGALARIPDLLAAHVLLSFSALALGLVIAVPLGIWSARHPAVARVALGVASLVQTIPALALLALFYPLLLALGGGLPALGFLPALMALALYALLPILRNAVTGLIGLDPAVIEAADGVGMTRWQRLRWVEAPLVAPIVMAGIRTAAVWTIGAATLSTTVGAASLGDLIFAGLQTQNWNLVLAGCLASAALALGVDLLLGLVERGLARRRRWQVRGALIALAAAMAVALAPVLPATGRPAVTIGAKGFSEQYILARLIGQRLTAAGYRVRYREGLGSAVAFGALAGGDIDVYVNYSGTLWTNQMGRSDVPPRAAIVRGVADWAAREHGVRSLGSLGFENAYAFAMKEERARALGVESLADLARAAPRLAFGTDVEFLERPEWRAVRERYGLNFARANAYHPTFMYRALASGRADVISAFSSDGRIAADRLRVLTDPAGAIPGYDAVLLVSPDRAGDAHFVDALRPLVGAVPVEAMREANLMVDRDTDKRSPADAARWLAHHLTAPR, from the coding sequence GTGACCGGGGCGCTTGCCCGTATCCCCGACCTGCTTGCCGCGCATGTCCTGTTGTCGTTCAGCGCTTTGGCGCTCGGTCTGGTCATCGCCGTGCCGCTGGGCATCTGGTCGGCGCGTCACCCGGCGGTCGCACGCGTCGCGCTGGGTGTGGCCAGCCTTGTCCAGACCATCCCCGCGCTGGCGCTGCTGGCGCTATTCTATCCTCTGTTGCTGGCGCTGGGCGGCGGATTGCCCGCCTTGGGCTTTCTGCCCGCGCTGATGGCGCTGGCGCTCTATGCGCTGTTGCCGATCCTCAGAAACGCGGTCACCGGACTGATCGGGCTGGACCCCGCCGTGATCGAGGCGGCGGACGGCGTCGGTATGACCCGGTGGCAGCGGCTGCGCTGGGTAGAGGCACCGCTGGTCGCGCCGATCGTCATGGCAGGGATTCGCACGGCGGCGGTGTGGACCATCGGCGCGGCGACCCTGTCGACGACCGTCGGCGCGGCCAGTCTGGGCGACCTGATCTTTGCCGGGCTTCAGACGCAGAACTGGAATCTTGTGCTGGCCGGGTGTCTGGCATCGGCGGCACTGGCGCTCGGCGTCGACCTCTTGCTGGGGCTGGTCGAGCGCGGCCTTGCCCGGCGGCGGCGCTGGCAAGTGCGCGGGGCGCTGATCGCACTGGCCGCCGCGATGGCGGTGGCGCTGGCCCCCGTGCTGCCCGCGACCGGTCGACCCGCCGTGACGATCGGCGCCAAGGGCTTTTCGGAACAATATATCCTGGCTCGGCTGATCGGACAGCGGCTGACAGCAGCGGGGTATCGGGTGCGATACCGCGAAGGGCTGGGCTCCGCAGTGGCTTTCGGGGCACTGGCGGGCGGCGATATCGACGTTTATGTCAATTATTCCGGCACGCTGTGGACCAATCAGATGGGGCGCAGCGACGTGCCGCCCCGCGCGGCGATCGTCCGGGGCGTGGCCGACTGGGCCGCGCGCGAACATGGGGTTCGGTCGCTCGGCTCGCTGGGTTTCGAAAACGCCTATGCCTTTGCCATGAAGGAAGAGCGCGCCCGTGCGCTGGGGGTCGAGTCGCTGGCCGACCTGGCGCGCGCCGCACCCCGCCTGGCGTTCGGTACGGATGTCGAGTTTCTGGAACGGCCCGAATGGCGAGCGGTGCGGGAGCGATATGGCCTGAATTTCGCACGCGCCAACGCCTATCACCCGACCTTCATGTATCGCGCGCTGGCCAGTGGGCGGGCCGATGTCATCTCCGCCTTTTCCTCCGACGGGCGCATCGCCGCCGACCGGCTACGGGTGCTGACCGATCCGGCCGGCGCGATACCAGGCTATGACGCGGTATTGCTGGTCTCACCCGACCGCGCGGGCGATGCCCACTTCGTCGATGCGCTCCGCCCGCTGGTGGGCGCTGTCCCGGTCGAAGCGATGCGAGAGGCGAACCTGATGGTCGATCGCGACACCGACAAGCGCAGCCCCGCCGACGCCGCCCGCTGGCTCGCGCACCATCTCACCGCCCCGCGTTGA
- a CDS encoding metallopeptidase family protein — MAEAAPLCQAAPDAAAIEAMARDTLARMPEPFAAHLAEVVLLVEDYADDETLAALGIEDPIELTGIYHGRPVGEKSAFDSGAMPDRIHLYRLPILWEWIETGVRLDELVHHVVVHEVGHHFGLSDDDMHALEDGAA; from the coding sequence ATGGCCGAAGCCGCCCCCCTTTGCCAAGCCGCTCCCGACGCCGCCGCGATCGAGGCGATGGCGCGCGACACGCTGGCGCGCATGCCCGAACCCTTTGCCGCGCATCTGGCGGAGGTGGTGCTGCTCGTCGAGGATTATGCCGATGATGAAACGCTCGCCGCGCTGGGGATCGAGGATCCGATCGAATTGACGGGCATCTATCACGGTCGACCGGTCGGGGAAAAATCGGCCTTTGATTCGGGTGCGATGCCCGATCGTATCCACCTGTATCGGCTGCCTATCTTGTGGGAGTGGATCGAGACAGGGGTGCGGCTGGATGAACTGGTCCACCATGTCGTGGTGCATGAGGTGGGTCATCATTTCGGCCTGTCCGACGATGACATGCACGCGCTGGAGGATGGGGCGGCGTGA
- a CDS encoding putative bifunctional diguanylate cyclase/phosphodiesterase yields MRLALIYAALFACAAALILFAAKSGINAYAERRAADEMHAGALVFDRVATMRYDHLADAGRVLSADFGFRAAAATGDLPTLNSALDSLRTRMHLDQAFFVGVDGEVTGFQGPLDRADADRLLAALDKGADRGVLRIGGTRFNATAAPVDAPVRLGWVVFANALDQRELQALTRLTPINLQPRILPLSSLPPGIGRGVVTERQANGERMLFQAFPLATMRSNEPQALLLGYSLTHAVDGYRPMLWLLLICGIVGVAAAAAGSWLVARAITRPIAALDVAARRVARGDYVHVAVDTRDELGTLASSFNRMVDEIGERERTITHMALHDGLTGLPNRILLREHLVTAAQRGTGGRRQALFCIDLDHFKAINETLGHPTGDALLCEIATRLTAFAGEAFVARLGGDEFALVLSEGPRSLDAIARALIAAVSRPAMVNGHRITPCTSVGIAILGVDGDDPVTLAKNADLALYRAKQDGRGNHRFFEPAMDAEAQRRRQMEIDLHAALKEGQFSLMFQPLFNLKEGRVSAFEALLRWHHPERGMVSPGDFVPLAEDTGLIVPIGEWVVREACRVARGWPDHVRVAVNVSPVQFRSTGLAEIILQALGETGLPPHRLELEITESLFIDNPETTLASLHSLRALGVRVALDDFGTGYSSLSYLRAFPFDKIKIDRSFIIGLLNSRGATAIIRSITTLAEALGMETTAEGVENAGQLDILREQGCSHIQGFYFSRPLPESEVVRLLSAQMPDESAAA; encoded by the coding sequence GTGCGGCTGGCGCTCATCTATGCCGCGCTGTTCGCCTGTGCGGCGGCGCTGATCCTGTTCGCGGCCAAATCGGGCATCAACGCCTATGCCGAGCGCAGGGCCGCGGACGAAATGCACGCCGGGGCACTCGTGTTCGATCGGGTGGCGACGATGCGCTACGACCATCTCGCCGATGCCGGGCGCGTGCTGTCTGCCGATTTCGGCTTTCGCGCGGCGGCGGCGACCGGCGACCTGCCGACGCTCAATTCAGCGCTCGATTCGCTGCGTACGCGAATGCACCTCGACCAGGCGTTTTTCGTCGGCGTCGATGGGGAAGTGACCGGTTTTCAAGGACCGCTGGACCGGGCCGATGCCGATCGGCTTCTGGCGGCGCTGGATAAAGGCGCCGATCGCGGCGTACTGCGGATCGGGGGCACCCGCTTCAACGCGACCGCGGCCCCCGTCGATGCGCCGGTCCGGCTGGGCTGGGTGGTGTTCGCAAATGCGCTGGACCAGCGTGAGCTTCAGGCGCTTACCCGGCTGACGCCGATCAACCTGCAACCGCGCATCCTGCCGCTGAGCAGCCTGCCGCCGGGTATCGGCCGCGGGGTGGTGACCGAACGCCAAGCCAATGGCGAACGCATGCTGTTCCAAGCGTTTCCACTGGCCACCATGCGCAGCAACGAACCGCAGGCGCTGCTGCTGGGCTACAGCCTGACGCACGCGGTGGACGGCTATCGCCCGATGCTGTGGCTGTTGTTGATTTGTGGAATCGTTGGCGTGGCGGCGGCGGCGGCGGGAAGCTGGTTGGTGGCGCGGGCGATCACCCGGCCGATTGCCGCGCTGGACGTGGCCGCGCGGCGCGTGGCGAGGGGGGATTATGTCCATGTTGCCGTCGACACCCGCGACGAACTGGGCACGCTGGCAAGCAGCTTCAACCGGATGGTGGACGAGATCGGGGAGCGCGAGCGAACGATCACCCACATGGCGCTGCACGACGGGCTGACCGGCCTGCCCAACCGTATCCTGCTTCGCGAGCATCTGGTAACCGCTGCTCAACGCGGAACGGGCGGGCGGCGACAGGCGCTGTTCTGCATCGACCTCGACCATTTCAAGGCCATCAACGAGACGCTGGGCCATCCCACCGGCGACGCATTGCTGTGCGAGATCGCGACGCGACTCACCGCCTTTGCCGGGGAAGCATTTGTCGCCCGACTGGGCGGCGACGAATTCGCCCTGGTGTTGAGCGAGGGGCCACGTTCGCTCGACGCCATCGCCCGCGCCCTGATCGCCGCCGTCTCACGCCCGGCCATGGTCAACGGGCACCGCATTACACCATGCACCAGCGTGGGCATCGCAATTCTGGGGGTGGACGGCGACGACCCCGTGACACTGGCGAAGAATGCCGACTTGGCCCTGTATCGCGCCAAGCAGGACGGTCGCGGCAATCACCGGTTTTTCGAACCGGCCATGGATGCCGAAGCGCAGCGCCGCCGCCAGATGGAGATCGACCTACATGCCGCGCTGAAGGAAGGGCAGTTCTCGCTGATGTTCCAGCCGCTGTTCAACCTGAAGGAGGGGCGGGTTTCCGCGTTCGAAGCGCTGTTGCGCTGGCATCACCCCGAACGCGGCATGGTGTCCCCGGGGGATTTCGTGCCCCTGGCGGAGGATACCGGGCTGATCGTCCCGATCGGTGAATGGGTCGTGCGGGAGGCGTGTCGCGTCGCGCGCGGCTGGCCCGACCATGTGCGGGTGGCCGTCAATGTCTCACCCGTTCAGTTTCGCAGCACGGGCTTGGCCGAAATCATCCTTCAGGCGCTAGGCGAAACGGGCTTGCCGCCGCACCGGCTGGAATTGGAAATCACCGAAAGCCTGTTCATCGACAATCCCGAAACGACGCTGGCGTCACTCCACAGCCTGCGCGCGCTGGGCGTGCGCGTCGCGCTTGACGATTTCGGCACCGGCTATTCCTCGCTCAGCTATCTGCGCGCCTTTCCGTTCGACAAGATCAAGATCGACCGCAGCTTCATCATCGGCCTGCTCAATTCGCGGGGCGCGACAGCGATCATCCGTTCGATCACCACTCTGGCCGAGGCGCTGGGCATGGAAACCACGGCAGAGGGCGTGGAGAATGCCGGACAGCTGGACATTCTGCGCGAACAGGGGTGCAGCCACATCCAGGGCTTTTATTTCAGCCGTCCCCTGCCGGAATCAGAGGTCGTTCGCCTGTTGTCGGCACAGATGCCGGACGAATCGGCCGCGGCCTAA
- a CDS encoding DUF3034 family protein: MSAQEVGGAGKLLLTNGISTLEGASGGGLTPWAVIAGNGTRDAIGAQASATVAEFKDYDFRAASVAIGIKDRVELSYARQVFDTNWVGGALGLGNDYAFDQDIWGAKLKLAGDVVYGPEFLPAIAIGVQYKKSLDGAVVRAVGAADDEGVDYYASATKLFLRWSLLANVTVRATKANQMGLLGHGGDRSDRHRIEAEGSLAYQFSRRFVVGAEYRTKPDNLGIAREDDWWDAFAAYAINRNLTATLAYADLGSVATVPGQRGVLFQLQGGF; this comes from the coding sequence GTGTCCGCTCAGGAGGTCGGCGGTGCGGGGAAGTTGCTGCTGACCAACGGGATCAGCACGCTGGAGGGGGCAAGCGGCGGCGGGCTGACGCCATGGGCGGTCATTGCCGGCAACGGCACGCGCGACGCCATCGGCGCGCAGGCATCGGCCACCGTCGCGGAGTTCAAGGATTATGATTTCCGCGCCGCGTCCGTGGCGATCGGGATCAAGGATCGGGTCGAACTGAGCTATGCGCGGCAGGTGTTCGATACCAACTGGGTCGGCGGCGCGCTGGGCCTGGGCAATGACTATGCCTTTGATCAGGACATCTGGGGCGCCAAGCTGAAGCTGGCGGGGGACGTGGTCTATGGCCCTGAATTCCTGCCCGCCATCGCCATCGGCGTTCAATACAAGAAGAGCCTGGACGGCGCGGTCGTGCGGGCGGTGGGGGCCGCCGACGACGAGGGCGTCGACTATTATGCATCGGCGACCAAGCTGTTCCTGCGCTGGTCGCTGCTGGCCAATGTGACGGTGCGCGCGACCAAGGCCAACCAGATGGGCCTCTTGGGCCATGGCGGCGACCGTAGCGACCGCCACCGGATCGAGGCGGAGGGCTCGCTCGCCTATCAATTCTCACGCCGGTTCGTGGTGGGCGCCGAATATCGGACCAAGCCCGACAATCTGGGCATCGCGCGCGAGGACGACTGGTGGGATGCCTTTGCTGCCTATGCCATCAACCGCAACCTGACTGCGACGTTGGCCTATGCCGATCTGGGTTCGGTTGCCACGGTGCCGGGACAGCGCGGCGTGCTGTTCCAGTTGCAGGGCGGGTTCTGA
- a CDS encoding 4a-hydroxytetrahydrobiopterin dehydratase, which yields MIEPLSEAERVEALEDLPDWDHDEARDAITRSFAFPDFSAAFAFMTRVALLAEKADHHPEWSNVYNRVEILLTTHDAGGLSGRDIDMAQAIDALVD from the coding sequence GTGATCGAACCGTTGAGCGAAGCCGAGCGTGTCGAGGCGCTGGAGGATCTGCCCGATTGGGACCATGACGAAGCACGCGACGCCATCACCCGCAGCTTCGCCTTTCCCGACTTTTCGGCTGCCTTCGCCTTCATGACCCGCGTGGCGTTGCTGGCGGAAAAGGCGGACCATCACCCCGAATGGTCGAATGTGTATAACCGTGTGGAAATCCTGTTAACAACGCACGATGCCGGCGGGCTTTCGGGCCGCGACATCGACATGGCGCAGGCCATCGACGCCTTGGTCGATTAA
- a CDS encoding group 1 truncated hemoglobin, with product MPMISLALALLAANPLFQTAPAPHAMPGEEPVDPYTADPANAGARPFSGNDMARAFHGQAGIRRIVDRFVTLNFDDPVIGEIFTNHDRVRLTRTLYEQFCYILNAGCAYTGRDMKSAHRDLGTQHRDMNRLVENLQAAMKAEGVPFAAQNRFLAKLAPMRGDVVER from the coding sequence ATGCCGATGATTTCGCTGGCGCTCGCACTCCTCGCGGCCAATCCTTTGTTCCAGACCGCGCCGGCGCCGCACGCCATGCCGGGGGAGGAGCCGGTCGATCCTTATACCGCCGATCCGGCCAATGCCGGTGCCCGCCCCTTTTCGGGAAACGATATGGCACGCGCCTTTCACGGGCAGGCCGGCATCCGCCGCATCGTCGACCGTTTCGTTACGCTGAACTTCGATGATCCAGTGATCGGGGAAATTTTCACCAATCACGACCGCGTCCGACTGACCCGCACATTGTACGAGCAGTTCTGCTACATCCTGAACGCAGGCTGCGCCTATACCGGGCGCGACATGAAAAGCGCGCACAGGGATCTGGGTACACAGCATCGCGACATGAACCGGCTGGTCGAAAATCTGCAGGCCGCGATGAAGGCCGAAGGCGTGCCCTTCGCCGCGCAGAACCGCTTTCTGGCAAAGCTTGCGCCCATGCGCGGCGACGTGGTGGAGCGTTAA
- a CDS encoding M48 family metalloprotease has translation MKRLYALFALLMLVAVQPARAQSILRDAETEALLNDASRPIIEAAGLSPRNVRIVLINDSSINAFVAGGQAVYVHSGLIDAADNINEVQGVIAHELGHVTGGHAPLSGQMFKQATGISILSLVLGIAAMAAGAGDAGAGILAAGQQAAMGTVLAFSRNQESSADAAGVRYLNGAKISGRGMLAFFRKLQNQEFRLAIPQDNAYNRTHPLSGQRIANLTNDLSRAPGWNVPTPPGWDARFQRVQAKLRGFVNDPKSTLRKYPATDTSTAARYARAYAYHKSGYPQQAAAEAAALVKSAPDDPYFLELEGQVMLESGKPLEALNPLRKATASTNYQPLIATTFGHALLATEDPRFIDEAEKVLRQAVARDDQNPFAWYQLGTAYERKGDRPRTALAAAEQASLSGEHQRALFSARAALAGLPPGTPDYIRAQDIQMTAEVAVEEDRKNNRRR, from the coding sequence ATGAAGCGCCTGTATGCCTTGTTCGCGCTCCTGATGCTGGTCGCCGTCCAGCCCGCCCGCGCTCAGTCGATCCTGCGCGATGCCGAGACGGAGGCATTGCTGAACGACGCGTCCCGCCCGATCATCGAAGCCGCCGGGCTAAGCCCCCGCAACGTCCGCATCGTGTTGATCAACGACAGTTCGATCAACGCATTCGTGGCCGGGGGGCAGGCGGTCTATGTCCATTCGGGGCTGATCGATGCGGCGGACAATATCAACGAAGTACAGGGCGTTATCGCCCACGAACTGGGCCACGTCACCGGCGGCCACGCGCCACTGTCGGGACAGATGTTCAAGCAGGCGACGGGCATTTCGATCCTGAGCCTGGTGCTTGGCATCGCAGCAATGGCGGCGGGCGCGGGCGATGCGGGTGCCGGTATCCTGGCGGCGGGGCAGCAGGCGGCGATGGGCACGGTTCTTGCCTTTTCGCGCAATCAGGAATCATCCGCCGACGCGGCGGGCGTGCGCTATCTGAACGGCGCGAAGATCAGCGGGCGCGGGATGCTGGCGTTCTTCAGGAAGCTCCAGAATCAGGAATTCCGCCTCGCCATCCCACAGGACAATGCGTACAACCGCACCCACCCGCTGTCGGGACAGCGTATCGCCAATCTGACCAATGATCTGTCGCGCGCCCCGGGGTGGAACGTGCCGACCCCGCCCGGCTGGGATGCGCGGTTTCAGCGCGTGCAGGCCAAATTGCGCGGGTTCGTGAACGACCCCAAATCGACGCTGCGGAAATATCCCGCGACCGACACCTCGACCGCTGCGCGTTATGCGCGCGCCTATGCCTATCACAAATCGGGCTATCCGCAGCAGGCCGCTGCCGAAGCAGCCGCGCTGGTCAAATCCGCACCCGACGACCCCTATTTCCTTGAGCTCGAAGGGCAGGTGATGCTCGAATCAGGCAAGCCGCTGGAAGCGCTCAATCCGCTGCGAAAGGCGACGGCGTCGACCAATTATCAGCCGCTGATCGCCACCACCTTTGGCCACGCGCTGCTCGCGACCGAAGATCCGCGCTTCATCGACGAAGCGGAAAAGGTACTGCGTCAGGCAGTGGCGCGCGACGATCAGAATCCCTTTGCCTGGTATCAGCTGGGCACCGCGTATGAACGCAAGGGCGACCGACCACGCACCGCGCTGGCCGCCGCCGAACAGGCCAGCCTGAGCGGCGAGCATCAACGCGCACTGTTTTCGGCGCGTGCAGCGCTGGCGGGCTTGCCGCCCGGCACCCCCGACTATATCCGCGCCCAAGATATCCAGATGACCGCCGAGGTCGCGGTGGAAGAAGACCGAAAGAACAACCGGCGGCGATGA
- a CDS encoding SDR family oxidoreductase, with the protein MAGEGRRRLFVTGGASGIGRAVAHRFAAAGWRIGLADVNQEGLERVAREMPDGRASIHVMDVREREQWARALSDFAGEGGIDVVFNNAGIATGGLFADNSAAELERTVAINFMGVVHGAHAAYPYLRRSAGSCLLNTASAAGIYGTAGAAIYSATKFAVRGLTEALEGEWRAEGIKVRSLMPGFIDTPLLDAGVSGSNQTVRERVRAAGLEFTPVEQVADAAWRAVHGDDVHVAVGRTARRMRFAARWMPGRLRAQMGRRL; encoded by the coding sequence ATGGCGGGCGAGGGACGCAGGCGGTTGTTCGTGACGGGCGGCGCTTCGGGCATTGGCCGGGCAGTCGCGCACCGGTTCGCCGCCGCGGGATGGCGCATCGGGCTGGCCGATGTGAATCAGGAGGGACTTGAGCGGGTCGCGCGCGAGATGCCCGACGGTCGCGCCAGCATCCATGTGATGGACGTGCGCGAGCGTGAGCAATGGGCGCGCGCGCTGTCCGATTTTGCCGGGGAGGGCGGGATCGATGTCGTGTTCAACAATGCCGGCATCGCCACCGGCGGCCTGTTTGCCGACAACAGCGCCGCCGAGCTTGAGCGGACGGTGGCGATCAACTTCATGGGCGTGGTGCATGGGGCGCACGCGGCCTATCCCTATCTAAGGCGCAGCGCGGGGTCCTGCCTGCTGAACACGGCGTCGGCGGCGGGCATTTACGGCACGGCGGGCGCGGCAATCTATTCCGCGACCAAGTTCGCCGTGCGCGGCCTGACCGAGGCGCTGGAGGGCGAATGGCGGGCGGAGGGGATCAAGGTCCGCTCGCTGATGCCGGGTTTCATCGACACGCCGCTGCTGGACGCGGGGGTCAGTGGATCGAACCAGACGGTGCGCGAACGCGTGCGCGCCGCCGGGCTGGAATTCACGCCGGTCGAACAGGTCGCCGACGCCGCATGGCGCGCGGTGCATGGCGACGATGTGCATGTGGCGGTCGGCCGCACGGCCCGGCGGATGCGCTTTGCCGCGCGCTGGATGCCGGGCCGGTTGCGCGCCCAGATGGGCCGCAGGCTTTAG